One window of the Trifolium pratense cultivar HEN17-A07 linkage group LG2, ARS_RC_1.1, whole genome shotgun sequence genome contains the following:
- the LOC123905299 gene encoding uncharacterized mitochondrial protein AtMg00810-like, producing the protein MLIFGSNLSAVNNVKSLLGNNFDMKDLGEASVILGIKITRSEKGISLDQSHYVEKILKKYGYFDCKPACTPYDPSVKLFKNTAIAKIENRFYNSKRRQIKRKHSTVRELITTGAVRVDHVRTNDNLADPLTIGLASEKVQNTSVKMGLMPMK; encoded by the exons atGCTGATATTTGGCTCAAACCTTTCTGCCGTAAATAATGTGAAATCACTGTTGGGcaacaactttgatatgaaagacctcGGAGAAGCAAGTGTGATTCTTGGAATAAAAATCACTAGGTCTGAGAAGGGGATATCCCTAGATCAATCACATTATGTGGAAAAGATCCTAAAGAAATACGGTTACTTTGACTGTAAACCTGCCTGCACACCTTATGATCCcagtgtaaaactgtttaagaacactg CTATCGCTAAAATTGAGAATCGTTTTTATAACAGTAAAAGACGTCAAATTAAAAGAAAGCACAGCACAGTGAGAGAGCTCATCACTACAGGTGCTGTGagagtggatcatgtacgcactAATGATAAcctagcagatcctttgacgatAGGACTGGCTAGTGAGaaagtccaaaatacatctgtcaagatgggactaatgcctatgaAGTGA